GCCCAGGCCGGGCCGGTTGCCGGCACTATCATAGATCGCGCATCACTCGAGGTTGGCGTGGCGTGCGCGCAGATCATGCGCGCTCTGGCCCAGCGCGGCCTGCAAACGCGGCACCAGCGCATCGAGCAAGATCCACAGGCCCTGCTCGAAAGCCGAGCCCATGGCCTGGCCCGAGCTGCTCTGCTCGGAGTCGGCCAGAGTCTGTGCCGGGATGGTCAGCACCAGATCGGCCTGGCGCGGCAGCTCGGCCTGCGGCTGCGCGGTGATGATCACGATCTGGGCACCGGCATGGCGCGCCACCCCGATCAGGCCGGCCGTGGTCGAAATATAGCC
The sequence above is drawn from the Candidatus Kouleothrix ribensis genome and encodes:
- a CDS encoding SIS domain-containing protein; this translates as MATYDSIRAILAELDRVLGRVDEAEVDAFCSAILGARRIVAYAMGRENLALRSFVMRLMHLGLDVAMVGDITAPPVGQGDLFLVVCGPGYISTTAGLIGVARHAGAQIVIITAQPQAELPRQADLVLTIPAQTLADSEQSSSGQAMGSAFEQGLWILLDALVPRLQAALGQSAHDLRARHANLE